From Antennarius striatus isolate MH-2024 chromosome 14, ASM4005453v1, whole genome shotgun sequence, the proteins below share one genomic window:
- the LOC137607768 gene encoding replication protein A 32 kDa subunit-like produces the protein MTSNKTVTKRAALQILPVSVCQLLSASLVDNDTFTICDLELNQVSVVGVVRGFAPFVTNVQYSVDDMTGPPLNVKQWVDTEQCPLLEFASVGTYVKVIGNLRNFSGQRSLLAMSVRCIVDLNEITSHMLEVVRAHMELFGKAFDVNMNTNVSSLSGLSTIQHEVLHVIRKFSVGDVGISLPDLQKHLDYLKMRDIRASLVFLVNEGHVFSTNDEKHFKSAVY, from the exons ATGACCAGCAACAAAACAGTCACAAAG AGGGCAGCTCTTCAGATTCTGCCTGTTTCGGTGTGTCAGCTGCTGTCTGCATCTCTAGTCGACAATGATACTTTTACAATTTGTGACTTGGAACTCAACCAG GTGTCTGTGGTCGGCGTTGTCAGAGGATTTGCTCCCTTTGTGACAAACGTCCAGTACTCCGTGGATGACATGACCGGCCCACCTTTAAATGTGAAGCAGTGGGTTGACACAGAG CAGTGTCCTCTGCTGGAATTTGCTTCTGTTGGAACATACGTGAAGGTTATTGGAAACTTGCGTAATTTCAGC ggtcaaaggtcattgcTGGCTATGAGTGTCCGTTGTATTGTGGACCTGAATGAGATCACGTCCCACATGTTGGAGGTAGTACGGGCCCATATGGAGCTGTTTGGAAAG GCTTTTGATGTGAATATGAATACTAATGTTTCCTCACTTTCGGGGCTGTCCACCATCCAGCATGAG GTGCTTCATGTAATCAGGAAGTTCTCTGTCGGTGATGTTGGCATCAGTTTACCGGACCTGCAGAAGCACCTGGACTACCTCAAGATGAGAGACATCAG agCCTCTCTGGTGTTCCTGGTAAATGAAGGTCATGTCTTCTCCACAAATGATGAGAAACATTTCAAGTCGGCCGTCTATTAG